One segment of Macrotis lagotis isolate mMagLag1 chromosome 1, bilby.v1.9.chrom.fasta, whole genome shotgun sequence DNA contains the following:
- the LOC141515299 gene encoding ATP synthase F(0) complex subunit C3, mitochondrial, producing the protein MFACAKLACSPALIRAGSRIAYRPISAAVLSRPEVRTGESNTVSYGAQNRVSQLALREFQTSAISRDIDTAAKFIGAGAATVGVAGSGAGIGTVFGSLIIGYARNPSLKQQLFSYAILGFALSEAMGLFCLMVAFLILFAM; encoded by the coding sequence ATGTTCGCCTGCGCCAAGCTCGCCTGCTCCCCCGCCCTGATCCGTGCTGGATCCAGAATTGCATACAGACCAATTTCTGCAGCAGTGTTGTCTCGACCAGAAGTCAGGACTGGAGAGAGCAACACAGTATCTTATGGGGCCCAGAACAGGGTGTCTCAACTAGCACTAAGGGAGTTCCAGACCAGTGCTATCAGCAGAGACATTGACACTGCTGCCAAATTTATTGGTGCGGGTGCTGCCACAGTAGGAGTGGCTGGTTCTGGTGCTGGTATTGGAACTGTCTTTGGTAGTCTGATTATTGGTTATGCCAGAAACCCTTCACTGAAACAACAGCTGTTCTCATATGCTATCCTAGGATTTGCCTTGTCTGAAGCTATGGGTCTCTTCTGTTTGATGGTTGCTTTCTTGATCTTGTTTGCCATGTAA